A part of Streptomyces sp. DSM 40750 genomic DNA contains:
- the gyrB gene encoding DNA topoisomerase (ATP-hydrolyzing) subunit B — translation MADSGNPNENILSTEAPAGVAEASTTAYDASAITVLEGLDAVRKRPGMYIGSTGERGLHHLVQEVVDNSVDEALAGHADTIDVTILADGGVRVVDNGRGIPVGIVPSEGKPAVEVVLTVLHAGGKFGGGGYAVSGGLHGVGVSVVNALSTKVSVEIKTDGYRWTQDYKLGVPTAPLAQHEATDEHGTTVTFWADPDIFETTEYSFETLSRRFQEMAFLNKGLRINLADERESAKATAGADEAGEDEKHEVKSVSYHYEGGIVDFVKYLNSRKGDVVHPTVIDLEAEDKDKSLSLELAMQWNGGYTEGVYSFANIIHTHEGGTHEEGFRAALTNLVNKYAREKKLLREKDDNLTGDDIREGLTAIISVKLSEPQFEGQTKTKLGNTEVKTFVQKVVYEHLNDWLDRNPVEAADIVRKGIQAATARVAARKARDLTRRKGLLETASLPGKLSDCQSNDPIKCEIFIVEGDSAGGSAKSGRNPEYQAILPIRGKILNVEKARIDKILQNQEIQALISAFGTGVHEDFDIEKLRYHKIILMADADVDGQHINTLLLTFLFRFMRPLVEAGHVFLSRPPLYKIKWGREDVEYAYSDRERDALIEMGRQRGKRIREDSIQRFKGLGEMNAEELRITTMDQEHRVLGQVTLDDAAQADDLFSVLMGEDVEARRAFIQRNAKDVRFLDI, via the coding sequence GTGGCCGATTCCGGCAACCCCAACGAGAACATCCTGTCCACCGAGGCCCCGGCTGGAGTCGCCGAGGCCTCAACCACGGCGTACGACGCCAGCGCCATCACCGTCCTCGAGGGCCTGGACGCGGTCCGCAAGCGACCCGGTATGTACATCGGTTCAACCGGTGAGCGCGGACTTCACCACCTTGTGCAAGAGGTCGTCGACAACTCCGTCGACGAGGCGCTGGCCGGCCACGCGGACACCATCGACGTCACGATCCTCGCCGACGGCGGCGTGCGGGTCGTCGACAACGGCCGTGGCATCCCGGTCGGCATCGTCCCCTCCGAGGGCAAGCCGGCCGTCGAGGTCGTGCTGACGGTCCTGCACGCGGGCGGCAAGTTCGGCGGCGGCGGCTACGCGGTCTCCGGCGGTCTGCACGGCGTGGGTGTCTCCGTTGTGAACGCTCTGTCGACCAAGGTCTCCGTCGAGATCAAGACCGATGGCTACCGCTGGACGCAGGACTACAAGTTGGGCGTCCCGACGGCCCCGCTTGCCCAGCACGAGGCCACGGACGAGCACGGCACCACGGTCACCTTCTGGGCCGACCCAGACATCTTCGAGACCACCGAGTACTCCTTCGAGACGCTCTCGCGGCGCTTCCAGGAGATGGCGTTCCTCAACAAGGGTCTGAGGATCAACCTCGCCGACGAGCGCGAGTCGGCGAAGGCCACGGCCGGCGCGGACGAGGCGGGCGAGGACGAGAAGCACGAGGTCAAGAGCGTCTCGTACCACTACGAAGGCGGCATCGTCGATTTCGTGAAGTACCTCAACTCCCGCAAGGGAGACGTGGTGCACCCCACCGTGATCGACCTCGAGGCCGAGGACAAGGACAAGAGCCTGTCCCTCGAACTCGCGATGCAGTGGAACGGCGGTTACACCGAGGGCGTCTACTCCTTCGCGAACATCATCCACACGCACGAGGGCGGTACGCACGAAGAAGGCTTCCGCGCGGCGCTGACGAACCTGGTCAACAAGTACGCGCGCGAGAAGAAGCTACTGCGTGAGAAGGACGACAACCTCACGGGTGACGACATCCGCGAGGGTCTGACGGCGATCATCTCGGTGAAGCTCAGCGAGCCGCAGTTCGAGGGCCAGACCAAGACCAAGCTGGGCAACACCGAGGTGAAGACCTTCGTCCAGAAGGTCGTCTACGAGCACCTGAACGACTGGCTGGACCGCAACCCGGTCGAGGCGGCGGACATCGTCCGCAAGGGCATCCAGGCGGCCACCGCGCGCGTGGCGGCCCGCAAGGCCCGGGACCTCACTCGGCGCAAGGGCCTCCTGGAGACGGCGTCCCTGCCGGGCAAGCTCTCCGACTGCCAGTCGAACGACCCCATCAAGTGCGAGATCTTCATCGTCGAGGGTGACTCCGCCGGCGGCTCGGCCAAGTCCGGCCGGAACCCCGAGTACCAGGCGATCCTCCCGATCCGCGGCAAGATCCTCAACGTGGAGAAGGCCAGGATCGACAAGATCCTGCAGAACCAGGAGATCCAGGCGCTGATCTCGGCCTTCGGTACCGGAGTCCACGAGGACTTCGACATCGAGAAGCTGCGCTATCACAAGATCATCCTGATGGCGGACGCCGACGTCGACGGCCAGCACATCAACACCCTGCTGCTGACCTTCCTGTTCCGCTTCATGCGGCCGCTGGTCGAGGCCGGGCACGTGTTCCTGTCCCGTCCGCCGCTCTACAAGATCAAGTGGGGTCGGGAGGACGTCGAGTACGCGTACTCCGACCGCGAGCGCGACGCGCTGATCGAGATGGGCCGCCAGCGCGGCAAGCGCATCCGGGAGGACTCGATCCAGCGCTTCAAGGGTCTCGGCGAGATGAACGCCGAGGAACTGCGCATCACGACGATGGACCAGGAGCACCGCGTCCTCGGCCAGGTCACCCTCGACGACGCAGCCCAGGCCGACGATCTCTTCTCGGTCCTGATGGGCGAGGACGTCGAGGCGCGCCGCGCGTTCATCCAGCGCAACGCCAAGGACGTCCGCTTCCTCGACATCTGA
- the recF gene encoding DNA replication/repair protein RecF (All proteins in this family for which functions are known are DNA-binding proteins that assist the filamentation of RecA onto DNA for the initiation of recombination or recombinational repair.): MHVTHLSLADFRSYARVDVPLDPGVTAFVGPNGQGKTNLVEAVGYLATLGSHRVSSDAPLVRMGADRAVIRAQVRQGERQQLVELELNPGKANRARINRSSQVRPRDVLGIVRTVLFAPEDLALVKGDPGERRRFLDELITARAPRMAGVRSDYERVLKQRNTLLKTAALARRHGGRTMDLSTLDVWDQHLAGVGAELLAQRLDLVAAIQPLADKAYEQLAPGGGPVSLEYKPSSPGIVGHAREELYEQLMAALGEARKQEIERGVTLVGPHRDDLVLKLGQLPAKGYASHGEAWSYALALRLASYDLLRAEGNEPVLILDDVFAELDARRRERLAELVAPGEQVLVTAAVDDDVPDVLTGTRYTVSDGTVERV, translated from the coding sequence ATGCACGTCACGCATCTGTCGCTGGCCGACTTCCGCTCGTACGCCCGGGTCGACGTCCCGCTCGACCCGGGCGTCACCGCGTTCGTGGGCCCCAACGGGCAGGGCAAGACGAACCTGGTCGAGGCGGTCGGCTATCTCGCGACCCTCGGCAGCCACCGGGTGTCGTCGGACGCGCCCCTGGTCCGCATGGGCGCCGACCGCGCGGTGATCCGGGCGCAGGTGCGGCAGGGCGAGCGGCAGCAGCTGGTCGAGCTGGAACTGAACCCAGGCAAGGCCAACCGCGCCCGCATCAACAGGTCCTCGCAGGTCAGACCGCGTGACGTCCTCGGCATCGTACGGACCGTGCTGTTCGCGCCCGAGGACCTCGCCCTGGTCAAGGGCGATCCCGGTGAGCGGCGGCGCTTCCTCGACGAACTGATCACCGCGCGGGCCCCGCGCATGGCGGGCGTGCGCTCGGACTACGAACGGGTCCTCAAGCAGCGCAACACGCTCCTCAAGACGGCCGCGCTGGCTCGTCGGCACGGCGGCCGCACCATGGACCTGTCCACGCTCGACGTGTGGGACCAGCACCTCGCCGGCGTGGGAGCCGAGTTGCTTGCCCAGCGGCTGGACCTGGTCGCCGCGATACAGCCGCTCGCCGACAAGGCCTATGAGCAGTTGGCGCCCGGCGGCGGCCCGGTGAGTTTGGAATACAAACCCTCCTCGCCCGGCATCGTCGGCCACGCGCGCGAGGAGCTGTACGAGCAGCTGATGGCCGCCCTCGGCGAGGCCCGCAAGCAGGAGATCGAGCGAGGCGTCACCCTCGTGGGACCCCATCGAGACGATCTGGTTCTCAAACTCGGTCAGCTGCCCGCCAAGGGATACGCCTCCCACGGCGAGGCCTGGTCGTACGCCCTGGCGCTGCGGCTCGCCTCGTACGACCTGCTGCGGGCCGAGGGCAATGAGCCGGTGCTGATCCTCGACGACGTGTTCGCCGAGCTGGACGCCCGCCGGCGGGAGCGCCTGGCGGAACTGGTCGCACCGGGCGAGCAGGTGCTGGTGACCGCCGCAGTCGACGACGACGTACCGGACGTACTGACCGGGACGCGGTACACCGTGTCCGATGGGACGGTGGAGCGCGTATGA
- a CDS encoding DUF721 domain-containing protein produces the protein MSGSEGTPKPPEPSGVDLARVALRAAKEAARARGEATQQQKQARRGGGLRSGARADGRDPMPLGPAINRLITERGWETPAAVGGVMGRWPQIVGHDLARKCVPERYDEDERVLHVRCESTAWATNVRLLAPQLVARLNEDLGQGTVRLLKVHGPAGSARRYGPLRAPGSTGPGDTYG, from the coding sequence ATGAGCGGATCCGAGGGAACCCCGAAGCCTCCCGAGCCCTCCGGTGTGGACCTCGCGCGCGTGGCGCTACGCGCCGCGAAAGAAGCGGCACGCGCGCGAGGAGAAGCCACTCAGCAGCAGAAGCAGGCCCGGCGGGGCGGCGGGCTGCGCTCCGGCGCGCGCGCCGACGGCCGGGACCCGATGCCCCTCGGCCCCGCGATCAACCGCCTGATCACCGAGCGGGGCTGGGAGACGCCGGCCGCAGTCGGCGGGGTCATGGGCCGCTGGCCGCAGATCGTCGGCCACGACCTGGCCAGAAAATGCGTACCGGAGCGGTACGACGAGGACGAGCGAGTCCTGCATGTGCGGTGCGAGTCGACGGCATGGGCGACGAACGTGCGACTGCTCGCTCCGCAGTTGGTCGCCCGTCTCAACGAGGACCTCGGGCAGGGCACCGTACGGCTGCTGAAGGTCCACGGTCCGGCCGGCTCCGCCCGTCGCTACGGGCCACTGCGCGCCCCGGGAAGCACCGGGCCCGGCGACACCTACGGGTGA
- the gnd gene encoding phosphogluconate dehydrogenase (NAD(+)-dependent, decarboxylating) — MELGLVGLGKMGGNMRERIRRAGHTVIGYDRNPDLADVHSLEELVGKLKGPRVIWVMVPAGAATQSTIDELAELLQPGDVVVDGGNSRWTDDEKHAEELAAKGIGFVDCGVSGGVWGLENGYALMYGGDAENVAKVQPVFDALKPEGDLGAVHAGKVGAGHFAKMVHNGIEYAMMQAYAEGWELLEKVDSVTDVREVFRSWQEGTVIRSWLLDLAVNALDEDEHLDRLKGYAQDSGEGRWTVEAAIDHAVPLPAITASLFARFASRQQDSPQMKMIAALRNQFGGHAVEKK, encoded by the coding sequence CGAGCGGATCCGCCGCGCAGGCCACACCGTCATCGGATACGACCGGAACCCGGATCTCGCCGATGTCCACAGTCTCGAAGAGCTTGTGGGCAAGCTCAAGGGCCCGCGGGTCATATGGGTGATGGTCCCGGCCGGTGCCGCCACCCAGTCGACCATCGACGAGCTGGCCGAGCTGCTCCAGCCCGGTGACGTCGTCGTGGACGGCGGCAACTCCCGCTGGACGGACGACGAGAAGCACGCCGAGGAGCTGGCCGCCAAGGGCATCGGCTTCGTGGACTGCGGTGTCTCCGGCGGTGTCTGGGGCCTGGAGAACGGCTACGCGCTGATGTACGGCGGCGACGCGGAGAACGTCGCCAAGGTGCAGCCGGTCTTCGACGCGCTCAAGCCCGAGGGCGACCTCGGCGCGGTGCACGCCGGCAAGGTCGGTGCCGGGCACTTCGCGAAGATGGTCCACAACGGCATCGAGTACGCGATGATGCAGGCGTACGCCGAGGGCTGGGAGCTGCTGGAGAAGGTCGACTCGGTGACGGACGTCCGCGAGGTCTTCCGCTCCTGGCAGGAGGGCACCGTCATCCGCTCCTGGCTGCTCGACCTCGCCGTGAACGCCCTTGACGAGGACGAACACCTGGACCGGCTCAAGGGTTACGCCCAGGACTCCGGCGAAGGCCGATGGACCGTGGAGGCCGCCATCGACCACGCCGTGCCGCTGCCCGCGATCACGGCCTCCCTCTTCGCGCGGTTCGCGTCGCGCCAGCAGGACTCTCCGCAGATGAAGATGATCGCGGCGCTGCGGAACCAGTTCGGCGGCCACGCGGTCGAGAAGAAGTAG